From a region of the Patescibacteria group bacterium genome:
- a CDS encoding OsmC family protein, whose product MEGITKGNKRFTHKIVVTWNEEKKVFLCSFDKQTVEIVASPESKKHEGMWTPEELFVASIEGFIKDAFVDFAKKDGFEFLSYESEADWVVEKVEDKLMFTEIKIWPQIAVASSGQIGKANELIELTVKNCFISNFITCKVSVYPEIKIGLKDGRLY is encoded by the coding sequence ATGGAAGGTATAACGAAGGGCAATAAAAGATTTACCCATAAAATAGTTGTAACTTGGAATGAAGAAAAGAAAGTATTCCTATGTTCATTTGATAAGCAGACGGTTGAAATAGTCGCATCCCCGGAATCTAAGAAACACGAAGGTATGTGGACGCCGGAGGAATTGTTCGTGGCTTCGATAGAAGGTTTTATAAAAGATGCCTTTGTGGATTTTGCTAAAAAAGACGGCTTTGAATTCTTGAGTTATGAAAGTGAGGCCGACTGGGTTGTCGAAAAAGTTGAAGATAAACTTATGTTTACTGAAATTAAAATATGGCCCCAGATAGCTGTTGCTTCAAGCGGCCAGATCGGAAAAGCAAACGAGCTTATAGAACTTACCGTAAAGAATTGCTTTATATCGAATTTTATCACGTGCAAAGTTAGCGTTTATCCGGAAATAAAAATAGGATTAAAAGATGGCAGACTTTACTAA
- a CDS encoding J domain-containing protein — translation MADFTKIDEARRILGLGERVTLEEIKDAYRKLSLKYHPDRCKDENKRENEEMAKKINRSKDILLTYCAGYRYSFREKDVRINAMDNEYYEHLRRFYDGLFGDLDL, via the coding sequence ATGGCAGACTTTACTAAGATCGACGAGGCAAGAAGAATACTGGGCTTGGGTGAAAGGGTTACTTTGGAAGAGATAAAAGACGCTTACCGTAAGTTATCCTTGAAATATCACCCCGACCGCTGCAAGGATGAGAATAAGCGGGAAAACGAAGAGATGGCAAAGAAAATAAATCGTTCCAAGGATATCCTTTTGACGTATTGCGCGGGGTACAGGTATTCTTTTAGAGAAAAGGACGTCAGGATAAATGCTATGGATAATGAATATTATGAGCACCTCAGGCGCTTTTATGACGGCTTATTTGGGGATTTGGATTTATGA
- a CDS encoding class I SAM-dependent methyltransferase, producing MSAIFDRYYKRYDDWYDKNRFAYLSELEALKKVLPKAGRGLEIGVGTGRFAAPLDIAMGIDPSHNMIKIAAERGVIVRWGFGEDLPFWDETFDYVAIVITICFVKNPLKVLREAQRVLNEKGKVVLAIIDKDSFLGKYYRRKKSAFYKHANIFSVRETTALLEKAGFNKFSYYQTVFKFPKSINSIEKPRKGFGKGGFVVISGEKR from the coding sequence ATGAGCGCAATTTTCGACCGCTATTATAAGAGATATGATGACTGGTATGATAAAAACAGGTTTGCCTATTTATCGGAACTTGAGGCGCTAAAGAAAGTGCTGCCCAAAGCCGGCAGGGGGTTGGAGATCGGGGTCGGGACCGGAAGATTTGCCGCGCCGTTAGATATCGCGATGGGAATTGACCCCTCTCATAATATGATAAAGATCGCCGCTGAGAGAGGTGTAATTGTGCGATGGGGCTTCGGCGAGGATTTGCCGTTTTGGGATGAAACGTTTGATTATGTAGCCATTGTTATTACCATATGTTTTGTCAAAAACCCGTTAAAAGTTTTAAGGGAGGCGCAAAGGGTGTTGAATGAAAAGGGCAAGGTTGTCCTGGCTATAATCGATAAGGATAGCTTCCTGGGTAAATATTACCGGAGAAAAAAGAGTGCATTTTACAAGCATGCGAATATTTTTAGCGTCAGGGAGACCACGGCCTTGCTTGAAAAGGCGGGATTCAATAAGTTCTCATATTATCAAACGGTATTTAAGTTTCCCAAAAGCATAAATTCGATAGAGAAACCTCGCAAAGGTTTTGGTAAAGGCGGTTTTGTGGTAATTTCAGGAGAA